AAAGGCAGATATGATAAAACGGTTAAAAGAAACAGTTTTTAAATTTATTGGAGACAGGAAGATCGCTTCCAAAATCCGGATTTGCATGTTCAGCATCGACATCATGCTGACAATTTTTATTTGCATTTTTGCAAGGGGTTATTTTAACAAACTCTATTATGAAGAAGTGGAAATGCAGATGCAGGATACCATGAATGTAATTTCGGAATCCTTAAATAACATGTATGATACCTTGCTTACCAATGTAATCAGCTTTGCTTCCACCCCTGCCATACAAAGGGTGGTAGTAAGCGGCCGGGATCAGAACAACTATTTAAACCAGGAAGGGGTTCAGGTCCAGCTCATCAATCTTATAAGCAGCAACAGCATGATTGAGTCGGTGTTTATGGTCAATAAGGATGGAACCTGCAATACGGTTTATGCATATGGAGTGAGACCGGAGAAAAACTTATCCGATTTCCTTGCTGATTATGGAACCATTGATGAGATTACCTGGCTTCCTAACTGTCTGAGCCCTTTTTTGCAGCAGCAGGACGTGATTCCCATTGTGATTCCCCTATCAACGCTGATTCCCGGTGATAATGTGGTGATCACCACAAAGGGAGAAGAAGTTTCCACCAGACTGGTGGTCCTGTTAAATCTGCAGAAATTTCAGAGCAGGCTGTCCTTATCCAATGCCAATTATTTTGAACGCTCTTATTTTGTGGTGGATTCCAGGGGGAATAACATCAGCATTAAAAATCCCCAGTCCATGAGAATGGTGTTAGAAAGCCAGGATTTTATCCGGGGAGTAAAGGGAAATAATAAGGATACCCAGATCCGCCAGATTGCGGATTTGACGGACAATGTGGTTTATTCCCAGATGCTTCCCTTTTCGGACCTTCAGCTGATCAGCGTTCTTTCCAAAGAATCTTTAAACAGGAAAATCGCAGCCATGAATCAATTCATCATCTTAATGGGCGGCGCCGGTCTGATATTTTCTGTGATATTTTCCGCTCTTTTATCTAAGTTTATCACCTCGCCTCTGGAACGGCTTATGGAGAGCATCCGGCAGATCAAGGAGAATCAATATGAAGAGCCATATGAAACAAAATACGATGATGAGATCGGACAACTGAATGCAGCGGTCAATTCCATGCACAGTACCATTCAGTCCCAAATCAGCCAGATCAAGGAAGATGAGCATGAAAAATACCAGCTGGAGATACAGCTTCTGGCAGAACAGATTAATCCCCATCTGCTTTACAATACACTGGAAGGCATCAACCTTGAAGTGCTGAATAACCACACTCTGGTGGCATCATCCATGATCAATAACCTTGGGACCTTTATGCGGATTGGTTTGAATTATGGGGATGAGCTTATCATGGTCAGAAATGAAATCGCCCATGTGGAAGCTTACATCAATATCATGAACCACAGGACCAATAAGTCTATTTCCTTCCAGTCCTATGTAGAGGAGGAGCTTAATGAGTACCGGATTCTCAAATTGATATTACAGCCCCTGGTGGAAAACTCCATCAAACATGGCTTTCGGGATGAGAAGTGGGGGGAGGCGGTGTGCATTCCTTCCATTGATGTTCGTTTTTACCGGGAAGAAGACTGGATTTACATTGAAGTTACTGATAATGGCTGCGGCATTGATATAGATAAAGCCCGTGACACCATTTACCGGAATGAACCGGCGGGCGGCCATCATATCGGTCTTCATAATGTTTATACAAGATTGAAAATCTATTACGGAGAAGCGGAGATGGATTTTCAGACGATTCCATATTACAGGAACAGTGTGGTGATCCGCATTCCAGGAAAATAAGAAGCGTAAGAGAGGTATCCCAAATGCAGGATAATGGCCTGCGGGATGCCTCCTTTTATTTTCATTTGGCTGTCTGCAGCGGTACAATGTTTAAAAATGTTACATTAAACATGGAAAATGCCATGTCATAATAAACTTGAAATGGTTAAAATAATAGCATCAAGGCAAATACGTTATGATAAGTTTGGAAAGGAGAAAGTTATGAAAAAAAGAGCTTTGAGTTTTATGATGGCAGGAGTCCTGGCTGCTGCAACACTGACCGGCTGTTCCGGCGGAGGAGGTACGGCCGGCACAACTGCAGCGCAGAATCAGGCAGAAGGGGAGGGCACAAAAGCCGCTTCAGCAGGGGGAACCGTGATTAAGGTCTGGACCAATGACCGTCATGACTCCGAGTACGTGGATCAGAAGATCAGCGAATTCAATGAGACCAATGACAAGGGCATCAAGATAGAGATGACTGTGGTAACAGACGATTATGCAAATATGCTTTCCATGGCATATTCCTCCGGCACGGCACCTGATATTGCAGGGATCAGTGCAGGCCAGAGCGGCTTTGATTTAAAGACCTTTGCAGATGCAAAAATCCTGGAGCCGTTAAATGATAGAATTACAGATGCTGATTATGAGAAGGTTACCGAGGCCAGCAAGCTTCAGTATGAAGGAATCGACATGATCAACGGCAATGTATACTGGATTCCCACAGGCATGAGAAGCGGTGTAAGAATGGAGTACAACAAGGCTCTGGTGGAAGCTGCGGGTGTTACCGAATTCCCGAATACCTTAGATGGTGTCATTGATCTGGCTAAGAAAGTAACGGAAAACGGCGGTGGGAAAAACTACGGTGTTGCCTTTACTTCAAGCGTTCCCTTCATCAGATGGATTGAAGGAACCTGTGAGACAAGCGGTATCTACCGTTACGACTATAAGAATGGCGAATTTAATTTTGACGGTTACAAACCGGTGATCGAAAAGAGCAACCAGTTCTTTAAAGATAACAGCGTTCTTCCAGGATCCGTATCCCAGGGCGTTGACGCCATGAGAGCACAGTTTGCAGAGGGTGCATTTGCTCTCTGGGGTAATGCATCTCAGGAAGCAGGCGTGTTTACCGACCAGTTCCCGGTTACTAAATTTGACTGGGGAGTATCCACCGTTCCGACTCTTGACGGAGAAGTAAAGGGTGCTTTAACCATTCAGCCTCAGAAGGGGTACATGATGCTTTCTTCTTCCAAGAATAAAGACGCTGCATGGGAAGTTATTAAGTTCTTTTCCAGCGAAGATTTCTTAAAGGGCTACTTAGAGGGCGGCTATTGCCTTCCGATCTCCAGCTATATGAGCGATGCGATCGATTCCTCTAAGACCGGCAGACTGGCAGATTTCAAATTACAGGATTACGAAAGCGTATATCCGGCAGTACCGGCAGTGGCTATCCAGGGTGATGATTATATAGCAACTCTTTGGAATGCGATCTTAGGCAATGTCAGTGCTGATGATGCGATCAAAGATTTAAACAAGAGATACAATGAGGCGCTTGACAATGATGTAAGCATGGGCAAGATTAAGAGACTTATCATCAAGGACTTTGACCCGATGCATCCAAATGCAGGAACTATTGAGTACTTAGACAAATAAGTGCAGAGAGCAGAGGGGCTGTTTTTAGACTAACTAAAAGCAGCCCCTGTTTTAAAGAAAGGTGATACGACTCATGAAAGAAAAATTAAGCTTTGCGGAGCGATTGAAACGGGCAGGCAGCAGGGGGGATTTTGCTTCTGTTTTCATGCTGCTTCCGGCAGTGTTTTTGCTGGTGGTGATATCCATCTATCCTTTCTGCTGGCTTTTCCGATATATTTTCTATGATTATAACGGATTTACAGCCTACTATATAGGATTTAAAAACTTTACCAGAATGTTTCAGGATGCCGTTTTCTGGCGCAGCGTTCTTCATACCTTTGAATATGCTGTGATGAAGTTAATCATCATCATACCCTTATCCCTGCTTCTTGCTGTATTGCTGAATCAGAAGATCAAGGGAAGCGGAATCTTCCGTGGGGTTTTTTTCATGCCTACGGTCATAAGCTCCGCCGTTTACAGCCTTATATTCGGATTTATCTTTGCCGTATACAACGGCGTATTGAATGCTTATCTGCAGAAGCTTGGAATGATTCATTCCCCTATTGACTGGCTTGGAAGCGCCTCCATCGTTATGATTTCCATTATCATCGTGGCGGTATGGGGTGGATTCGGAAACTATATGATACTGTTCATGTCAGGTCTTTCCAGCATCTCGGAAGAAATATACGAAAGCTGCAAGATGGACGGGGCTAATGGGGTACAGTCATTCTTTTATATTACCCTTCCCATGCTGAGTCCTGTCTTAAAGGTTATCTTAATGCTGGCTATAACTACGGCACTGAAGGATTATGAATCGATCCTTGTACTTACAAATGGAGGACCAAACAGCAGATCTGAGGTAATGTTTACCTATATTTATAAGCTGATATTCGGTTCGCAGACAACGCCCCAGATCGGTTATGCAACCGTACTCAGCATTATGGCGGCTCTTATTATCGGCGTGATTACAGCCGTTTACATGTACCTTGCAAGAAAACTGGATGATGTGGTTTAAGGAGGCAGATATGGAAAAGACACATACCGTATATTCAAAAAAGACAAAAGTAATGCGAAGCCTTCTGTTCCTGCTTCTCCTGGTTATTTCGCTGATCACCCTTTACCCGGTTATCTATATTATACTGGGATCTTTTAAGGCGAATAATGAACTGCTTTTAGGAGGCACTGACATTCTGCCTAAAACATTTATCTTTGACAACTACAAGCAGGCCTGGGAAAAGGCCAATTTCGCGGTCTATACTGTGAACAGCCTTATGATAAGCCTTGGTGTCATGGTATTGTCCATCCTGACAACGACCATGGCCGGATACGTGTTCGCAAGAAAAAAATTCAAAGGAAAAGAGTTATTGTACAGCATTTTTGTGGCCTTTATGTTTGTCAACGTGGGAAGTGTAAGCTTAAGACCACTGTTTGAACTCGCTGTGAAGGTGAAAATGAACACCTCTCTTCTAAGCATAATCCTGATTTCCACTGGTATGGGACAGGCAACCTACATTTTCCTGGTACGTGGATTTATGAATACCATTTCCAAGGAACTTGATGAGGCGGCTAAATTAGATGGCTGTACTTTTTTCCAGATTTATTATAAAATAATATTACCACTTTTAAAACCGGTCATTGCGACCATTGGACTCCTTTCGTTCCGTACCGGCTGGAATGAATACATCATGCCGCTGGTGTTCACCATGTCCAACGACAAGCTCCGCCCTCTGACCGTGGGCGTTGTCATGTTAAAGAACAGCGGAGACGGAACGGCTGCATGGAACCTGATGTTTGCAGGCTCTACAATTTCAATCATACCGATCATAGTCATATATATGTGCACCAGCCGCTACTTCATGAGCGGGTTGACTGCTGGCGCGGTAAAGGGATAAGAAGATGGAAAAATTACATTTAAACAGATCGGGCTTTCTTACCAATTACCTGGTATCCGGCCCAAGGGAAACGGATTTTATCAATCAAGAAACCGATGACAATCAGCTGCGCTATGAGAAATATTTAAGATCATTGGTGGCAGACAAAAGCATGGCCCTTCCGG
This genomic stretch from Lacrimispora sphenoides harbors:
- a CDS encoding sensor histidine kinase, with the translated sequence MIKRLKETVFKFIGDRKIASKIRICMFSIDIMLTIFICIFARGYFNKLYYEEVEMQMQDTMNVISESLNNMYDTLLTNVISFASTPAIQRVVVSGRDQNNYLNQEGVQVQLINLISSNSMIESVFMVNKDGTCNTVYAYGVRPEKNLSDFLADYGTIDEITWLPNCLSPFLQQQDVIPIVIPLSTLIPGDNVVITTKGEEVSTRLVVLLNLQKFQSRLSLSNANYFERSYFVVDSRGNNISIKNPQSMRMVLESQDFIRGVKGNNKDTQIRQIADLTDNVVYSQMLPFSDLQLISVLSKESLNRKIAAMNQFIILMGGAGLIFSVIFSALLSKFITSPLERLMESIRQIKENQYEEPYETKYDDEIGQLNAAVNSMHSTIQSQISQIKEDEHEKYQLEIQLLAEQINPHLLYNTLEGINLEVLNNHTLVASSMINNLGTFMRIGLNYGDELIMVRNEIAHVEAYINIMNHRTNKSISFQSYVEEELNEYRILKLILQPLVENSIKHGFRDEKWGEAVCIPSIDVRFYREEDWIYIEVTDNGCGIDIDKARDTIYRNEPAGGHHIGLHNVYTRLKIYYGEAEMDFQTIPYYRNSVVIRIPGK
- a CDS encoding ABC transporter substrate-binding protein, giving the protein MKKRALSFMMAGVLAAATLTGCSGGGGTAGTTAAQNQAEGEGTKAASAGGTVIKVWTNDRHDSEYVDQKISEFNETNDKGIKIEMTVVTDDYANMLSMAYSSGTAPDIAGISAGQSGFDLKTFADAKILEPLNDRITDADYEKVTEASKLQYEGIDMINGNVYWIPTGMRSGVRMEYNKALVEAAGVTEFPNTLDGVIDLAKKVTENGGGKNYGVAFTSSVPFIRWIEGTCETSGIYRYDYKNGEFNFDGYKPVIEKSNQFFKDNSVLPGSVSQGVDAMRAQFAEGAFALWGNASQEAGVFTDQFPVTKFDWGVSTVPTLDGEVKGALTIQPQKGYMMLSSSKNKDAAWEVIKFFSSEDFLKGYLEGGYCLPISSYMSDAIDSSKTGRLADFKLQDYESVYPAVPAVAIQGDDYIATLWNAILGNVSADDAIKDLNKRYNEALDNDVSMGKIKRLIIKDFDPMHPNAGTIEYLDK
- a CDS encoding carbohydrate ABC transporter permease, translating into MKEKLSFAERLKRAGSRGDFASVFMLLPAVFLLVVISIYPFCWLFRYIFYDYNGFTAYYIGFKNFTRMFQDAVFWRSVLHTFEYAVMKLIIIIPLSLLLAVLLNQKIKGSGIFRGVFFMPTVISSAVYSLIFGFIFAVYNGVLNAYLQKLGMIHSPIDWLGSASIVMISIIIVAVWGGFGNYMILFMSGLSSISEEIYESCKMDGANGVQSFFYITLPMLSPVLKVILMLAITTALKDYESILVLTNGGPNSRSEVMFTYIYKLIFGSQTTPQIGYATVLSIMAALIIGVITAVYMYLARKLDDVV
- a CDS encoding carbohydrate ABC transporter permease, producing the protein MEKTHTVYSKKTKVMRSLLFLLLLVISLITLYPVIYIILGSFKANNELLLGGTDILPKTFIFDNYKQAWEKANFAVYTVNSLMISLGVMVLSILTTTMAGYVFARKKFKGKELLYSIFVAFMFVNVGSVSLRPLFELAVKVKMNTSLLSIILISTGMGQATYIFLVRGFMNTISKELDEAAKLDGCTFFQIYYKIILPLLKPVIATIGLLSFRTGWNEYIMPLVFTMSNDKLRPLTVGVVMLKNSGDGTAAWNLMFAGSTISIIPIIVIYMCTSRYFMSGLTAGAVKG